In Rhopalosiphum padi isolate XX-2018 chromosome 3, ASM2088224v1, whole genome shotgun sequence, the genomic stretch cataatttataattagccACACGGCTTCTGTGATGGCAGAGTGATGACCACCCCATCTTGTAGTGAGGAGTAGTGTGGTGtgccatatatatttaaacaggcTAATGCacagttgtaacttgtaagtacccatacctaataaaaattatgaatttcaatagtaaaattaattatgtaatatacaaaataatgaaaataataaaatagaatttatgaatagaatcgaataatatatttatctataattataagaAGGCTCATTAaagagttaaaattatataaatcgatTACAAGTCCCTCCGGAGCATAATTAGTCTTATGTGTtgtaatacataaaagttttaatttacaattagtgTTTGAAGTcaggaatacatttttatacatttaaattatatacatattttttttatatacaaatattgatgataattatttattaattaataaataataattcataagttGCAGCTTTAatcattgatattaatatttaataactgtgTGAACTGTGAATCTACCACTTGCCCGGcaagattattttgaaaaactcgTAGAAGAATTTGCAGAAAAAATGTGATAATGAGCCACAATTTCTACCAGAAATTGAATATGAAGTCAATCCTTATGCAAGTGATTGTATTATTAACTTGGAAAACGGAGAACAGAGTTCAGACATTGAAATAGATATAGTactgaaataaattaacttacgactatgataaattcataaaataatatcataatataatttatatatatatatatataatatatatatatattgttttattttcattctaactaggtatataaaatttaaaatatatgtataattaattaattaattataggtttttggtaaattatacatttataaatggaATGACAAATGTTcgtgtatacctatttaaaaaagaaaaataaattttattaaaataggtatacctacttacaGAAATATTTCATAGTTGTATAACgagaaatgtaaaattaattatttctggatagctataaaatataatatatgtatatatacatatattataataaacctatatattatatatattataaggcgatgacattaaaataaaaatcaacgaTATAAGTACGGCAATTTATCGTAAGTAATTCACTACGCTAGGCGACAATCAactacaataatgttataacttacaGAACGACAATTGATCACAAAGACCAATTTACCTGATCTgtgatcatattttataataattaaattatataaatatataattattattattattttatgtattacccAATGTTATTAACGTGTATATCAGTAAAGATATAGTCATGTAGCTGccgtataaaatagtataaaataaatattaaacaaaatatttaaaaaattgtattgttatttgtgtTTGTTAAATACTAATGGACTAATAATGAATGGCTAAGTTTTTAATCActacatgaataatatttttttgaatttcaatattataataaaaaattgttcaatttcttacaataaatttgaaattaaaatgtgtatacaaaaaaattgaatcctATTATTggtatgtatttttaagaatttaaggtTTCTATAAAAAACCTTTTATAAGGAAcccttacatttttaaatacaaaataatttatgaatttttgtaattttcagttaaatttCAGTCGCAGTATATTCTACGTTAGTACGGTtatgcttatattattttaatatatggcTAAACAAAATGaccataaatagtaattatcaatatttcagTACAAAGTTTtagttaggtattttatattaaaaaaaaaatattactgacaaaagtttgaaaattgtaaaaagcAATTTCGGCGCCCCCCTGAAAATGGCGCCCTAGTCGATCGCCTGAGTCACCTTACCATCAGCGTGACGCCGGCCCTGGTTGTAGTACATTTTGAAGCTTTCTgagcattacatttttatcgatacaagaaaatacaaataatattaaaatcaatatattcattgctTTTCGCTTGTAATCCAAAAGGTAAAACATCAATTTACTTACcaatatgtaaacaataataattttacctactgtatttatttatttatttttatcttgtatAATTTACTGCAAATTgtaccattaattttattatttatttatattaataaattattatatttttatttagcgttaaattaattgatcaaaaaatgtatacattataataaagtaaattaagcattagatacctactttaataacgacataaatatatcataaaataaactttataaattgtaatacaattacaattaaattgtaattgtatatatgTGCATGTTTTGTAGTCTTGTAGATGAATTTCGTGTGAAATAtcgagatatatatatatatatatcagataACGGGCAGTGTCATGCAGTTCGACCATAACAATAATAGCATTTATACGATACGTACTACTGTAGTTGATAGCCTTTTGGGTGTATTACGCAACTTTCCTTTGATCACCTTGTTTAtagattagaataaaaaaatgtttagtacaaatatttttaacttcatcATTTGGAAAacggttataatttataacaaactcCAAAACGTCCtgcaccatatattattattattattcttatattattgacATCCACATCCCAATGGTTTGGCGGCTCTTTTGCAGTCATAAATGGCACTGTATAAAATCATGGTTATACCTAGTTAACCACGAACATACAATGTAACCACAGGTGGATTATTGATAGCTACAACTTGATATCAATCCACCATGGTAACCACAAAATACAtcgtgataataatttttttacaataatattattttgttttctgtgATATACCAATTAccattaactaataactaataagttatattgtgaattttaaattatttatattatttaatattttacattcgtTCCTAGTCCATTGACATTCAACAttggataatattaaatacaaataaaccaaaaagtctacaatattattgattattgtcttagctttttctactttttttcgTCTACAATATTTgctaattgtatatttttttattgtgaacGACATTTGTTACCTACTATATTTAGTCATCGActcaaatgataattttaattgaactattgaaaattatataggtatgctgtttataatataaaaacaatttgatattacaatttatgtcGTGATtcataatgacataatatactaatacaaacaaaatttttttctagGATTTTATCAATGTTATTCAACGAGGACTCTTGGACACATAAACAttccaaaattaattaaaattggacTTAAAAGATAAGTGAAAAGTTTCCGTtggtaaattcaaatatattgtttatttgtttttacgatGTCGTATGCCAGTGCTCTTTCAAAAAATACGACCAAAACACCCATAGAGTTTAAAAAGCTACCAGAAgagaaaatattgtttgttatagATACTTATGCATTGTCTAAAATGGACATTGATTTCAGTCCTACTAATATAGATCCAATGTCTAGCGTGGCAATAATTAGAAGGGCTTACAGATTTTTTGCATTACAAAAGAATCGATTCCAAAATAATTCTTTTGGTATTTGTTTATTAACCCCACACTCATTTAATCTAGTTATGGattttacaacaaatattaatgTTGTAATCGAAAAATTGTCAtctatattaattcaaaatgatAAACATGAAGAAGCTGCTGCATATGATTTTGGccctttattaaaatatattggaaaATTAAGGAATCTTCACAAAGattgtatttttagaattatcatGACCTATAACAGAGATGACTGTTTACCGATTATTGAACCACTAgacaaaaaaacttttaatattttctgttcgccgacattttattttgataccgtttatatatgtgaaaataatattgaaacagaCGAGATGGCTCAAACTATTTATGGTAAGTTGGCTCTATTATGTAGTACTTGGTCTCACAAAGTATGTGTTCAACGTAAGCCAATAGCTATTATAAATGGAATTACATCACTGCTACCTCATCCCTATACAAGAGAACTtaccacaaaataaaaattgttttattgttaaatatatttacagtttaaacatgtatattataagtaaacaaGCCTgattattgagtataatatgtattttttaatttcttatatatttttttatctttgtgTACTTATTGTTaccaaataaaattgttgtaaagATGAAAACTCAAATTGatgtttaatactaaataaacttcttttgtaatattcattttacaggtacattattatttattattaataattgttaaaaggtttttaagaattacatattaatttctaattttttgtaCTAAAAGTATAAACCAGccataaataatgttatgtttgaTCGCTATAAATGttctttatactatattaattaaatagaaataaaatcaaaagcttatttaaaatataaacttgtaTATGAAATGCatttagttttcattttattccATTTGTATCAAAACAgagattattgtaaaaaataatacaaggtcgtaaaattaaactaacatttattcatttatttttgaaacttaaaaaaggttattaaaaatagtgttaCTAGTTTACTACTTCAATCAAAAGTAATCTATTCCCATAAATGATCATTCAGGATTGTGAATGTAGCtcatgattacatttttaattattgcatAATTGTCACTCATCAGTTttcataattgattaatattaaacatcttGATTTTTACTTTACTATCAGTTGCAAAAAAATGACAATTCTGACATTTTGAATGATCATGAATATTGAAtggtataaaaacttttaacaattaactttctatgataaatttttattcttgtttggacactaatttattttattcctacACTGGTATTCCGCATTAAGTGTTAGTAAATTATATGCCTGGCATTAGAAAAATGAACTTTGTTTCGTGtcgtcataattattaaataatatccaaaattatattaaaatcttgtttcaatgaacaattttttacaCCAGCCCGtgactaaataatatgtgtaatttattgAATCAACCAAATATTTTGACAATTCTATAACACAATTAACAATTAGTATTAGTTCATAGTTGATAGTTGTTAAAATATGTGCTGTGGAGCAAAACACTGTAAAGGTATGTGATCTATAGCCGTTCAATTCTGTTTAGAATGGTAAGatagcaatattttaaattatttggtacCCTAAATCCTAATGCATATTGGTTAACAATTAAAGGTTTacagttataacttatgaaGTCATGAATAACAAATACATATtgaaaagttataaaatgtaatgatttacACATTACATGCTACTTGATAATTAGCCTTGGCgtttgaacattattatttattgatattttacaacATACGCGacatatatttactttatattttaaattgttgtgcGACAACAAGCCAACAAATAAaagtttgaattatatttaagtatgattatataatatatatattatatttatatttgtaaaaaatatagcactaaaatattgctttatatttattgaatatcaaTTTTACTGTGCTCTTAGAAATTACTACTATTtggtagttataataaaatatgaaatcatgAAGTCAATACAACAAAACATCAtgtttataacacaatattcaCAATAGTTACTAATTAGTTTAGTAGCATTACTATTTACTAGTTTACTAGTATGAATAGCATGTGTTATATCTATGGTGAccagatataaaaattttaaaaaaagtgcaTTTTTAAACTTAGCTTCTCCTCTGTCGTAATTGCCCAATGCGTATACTATTCTACCCGTTTTACCCATATTTCCATAGgtcatttttctataaaaattgttttttttttttatctgattattctatttattttattattattatcaattataaaaaccaattatttgaaattataatgtcatttaGTGTGTGTCTTTATGATGAAAATACTTTgatattgaagaatttaaaggtaaaaataccaagtataaaatttaaatatatacgatttagtatatcttaaatcgtgctaCCAACCAATAAGAACTTTGCTTTAGATcaaaccttaaaatataaattaataatcaaattataaaaaacaataaaaacacataaacacGTATTAgcccataataatttttttttaaaaagagtaCAATGTCATGTACTTATCACTATTGTTAAGGACACTAGGACATAGTCAAAAATGAGTACTGTCCTACGAAAAATAGTACATCACCAtagttatatcaaatattttaaattttcgatttttattttttactagttAAATTTTGTTGTGGTTAGTGTCTTATCGCTAAGCGATAACACGAAAGGGTATCTAAGTTCCGTCAAAATTGTGTGATTGCTTACAACTTCAGTTTATCGTTGCCGCTGTATTAATGTTATCTATATACACgttatacaaaatttataatacgcttctcatacaaaatataacagtaattactatttgtacataatataatatttatgccaacaaacaaataatagaaGTCTGTTCTATAGGACATAGATAATCTATAATCCATTTATTATCTAAGGtttgttcattataatatctttatgtCTGTAGTGTTTGCTTAATTtctgtgtatttaatatacataaattacaaaCTATCCTTTGATGGTTCATGCTGGAattcaatttatcatttaattctaGTACTTAGTGCCGGCAtaagtatctaaaataaaaatttgcttattccagttttataaatgtttgactGATCCTACATATGTGTGTAATATCTTCGCTAACATTTTCGTGTAATTTATAGATATCACGTATTTCAAACATTAATTTGTTACAATGAACTCGATAGTACAATTGACCTTGTTGatgatttatttatctttactcTCAATCGGGAGCTGTATAAGATGGCATATGCAACCCAATAGTCGAAAGTGTCTCAGAGAAGAACTCAGGGAAAATATATTGGTCAAGGGTGTATATGAAGTATCTCAGGTTGACAACCAACAAGTAGATTATGttgtaagtataattaaattttaaattttctactaCCTACCCTTCGAAGAATTATTCAAGTTTGCATAAACATTTTTCTGTAGCAAcaattagtacctatttaacTGCAAAAGTAATAGAGTAATTTTTAGTATTCCTGGATTATCTTGATTACCTCAGGTACACACCAGGTTATCTCGActactgaaatatttaaataaaaaattatatagatattcgtattatattgttgacatttaattaaaattaagttattacagAGGTATTAGGGTATtaggtagtaaaaataatttataatttataattcgtaCACTTTGTAACACTTCGTGTTTTTGAAGAAGTTGGACAGCTTCCTTTTCTGACGATtggcaaattaaaataattcatgtttccaaaaaaaaaaaatatattgtcagcTAGATGCTATTGGTATAGATCAAGGATGGGCAACTGGTGGCCtttgtatcatttttaactGGCCCGATGGCCCATGCTACAtttcaaattactttataaaaaatataaaatgttaggacttttttgtattctattttattatatttataaaacggacatagtttttattgtaaaatgtagatATGAATTCTTATCtagtattaaactataaatgtaaattgtaaattttattgacctttttttttgtttttgctttcTATGTTAGTATGTTCTCTGACCCACTAGATTTTCACTTTCAAAAAATTGGTCCTCTAGTAGCATTGAGTAGCCCATCTCTAgcttagataataattatgaataaaaggCATCTAATAAAAGGCTGTCGACTgactgataaataaattatcgataTTTATGGTTAATGATCTAATGACAAAATATGTGGATAGTAAATTGaacaaaactaaattaaattgataatataaattacaagataaaaatgtaaaattataaatagattcataattttattatttgtcatcAGATCCCTTACACGAGGTAGTCGATATAACCAGAatgattattacctataaatattaaataatattctttttttttattttatcataaactttataaaaaaaaattgaagctATAAATTTGTTGCAAATCAAACTTctgatcttttttttattacttctgtttgattaacataaatatttatattattcataggtCAAAGattcaaaaaatcatattttgtcaCAAAAAGAAGATATAAGTTCTGGAAAGTTTACTTTTAGTGtggaaaattatgatatatttgaaatatgttttatttcaaaagctttaaatagtaagtattaaaaaaaaattagataaatgatacaattaattaaattaaaatatatatttatatatatacatatattagatGAATGTAAGTTATAACTTCTTACACTgggcatttaattattatgtataagctGTTTATGctgtataaacaattaataaattaacaaatataataatataatgtaatacctaATGTCTTTTAATTTGCAGATCATCAAGGTGCTGTACAAGAAGTTTTCGTGGATATAAAAACAGGAGTAGAAGCTAAAAATTATGAAGGGGCAAGTTTGtctttatttatcttttatttgaATTCTCAAGATAATATTGTggcctttttaatatttattttttactgttaatttCATGACTGTTATATTGCATAGTTTTGGTGAATTTAGGTTGAAATTCATTGTATTTACATCATGTTTCATCATGTTTCCATGAAATTTactaagtaaataatacaacataaaaaattaactattttatttttgcaatcaATGacaaacctaaaaaatattcaattgtttCAAGTGAAAATAAACTCCCCAAGATTAATTATTTAGAGCTTAGTCCTAAGATGAAAATAGCTGCCTACAACCTGTCTGGAGTCTTAAGATTACGTGTTCACAATTTTACACTAattgatcaaaaattaaatttacataaagaacattaaaatatagccctttaattttatataataaataataagttgttactaatgactgatataatatattattcttttatgaatgcaatgtttataattatttttatttttttaatggtgaTGATAGGTTGCTGAAGCTTTTAAATTGAAACCTCTTGAGATGGATCTAAAACGACTTGAAGACTTTTCAGAAGCTATTGTACTAGAATTCAAGGATATGAAAATGCGTGCTGATGAAATGCGAAACACAAATGGTATTTTGTTATTGATACACATagggtataaaatatatctttttaaatttataattttatttatttcagagtCTACAAATACGAGAGTTTTCTATTTCAGTTTGTTCAGTATGATTTGCTTAATTGTTTTAGCAACTTGGCAAGTATGGTATTTAAGGAGCTACTTCAAAGCAAAAAAATTGATTGAATAAGATTTGAAgacttctaaaaaaataaaaaaataataataaatttgactgTCATAATGTTTGCACAAGAAtagcaattttaaatatgtttattatattatcataatcattataaatagttataccaTACACTGTAATCAATGATTTCAGGATTTTGAGTCAATTCATAGTTCTGTCCAAATCTCATTATTCCTAATCTAATTTTagtttagtattaaattttgatttgtcaatattttttaaaactattatacactaattttgtaatttatgaaaCTGTTTATTGATGTTtactataactaataactaataagtctaAGTATGAGCTATACCAAAATTGGACATAACTATGGAATGAACCTAACTAGTCCCACCTATAACTTTAGTAAGAtaaaacctaaatatttaataagtttcaTTGAATTTGTATTTCTAGTCTTTTTctacaatattaaaagtaaatttactgttttatatgttatcatttaaattagtatattttatcaacaaactTGTTCTATCTACTGttatgtttaaacaaaatacatgtttttaatttattaatttgtcagATAATTGAGataaaattatgaacataattaaaaattagtaattgaTATGATTTCAAGAttctagaaatataattttattctaacttCCATCCTCATTATGTTGTTAATGTTTATATGGTTGTTAAGTGTTAGTTATTTATGTAAcatgaaacatttaaaataaataataactgaaaaataaaaataattcacttattattttgtaatacaataatggttaaatctaaacaatttataaagaaatttcCAACAAATATAACATGAGTTGTTAATACATTGAGTACCTCGGTCGACAATATTGTGATATTGTCCCCCACAATTGTCAGCAAATTTTACAGGTACCTTTACGGTTTTATGATAAACTAAATTACCAAGACaacacttatttttataagatattatttattcattaattttttattaatgttatccaTTATCTTGGAGCCCGATGTTAACACAGTTACagaccaaaaaataaattggccCAATTTGACATGGATATACTACACTCAACAACTACTACGAGGCAttcaatgtattaattaaaacatatttttataggaacaaaaatattctttttatggatattttaactaataattgtttggacttatactaaattatacagtataaatgaatataaaatgaacTTAATTAtctttacatacaaataaaatttcaaaaagtaaATAAGTCATGTTGTCAATTACATAGATTATACAGTAATCTAAAAATCATCATcctgttaaatttttaactattttttctgTTGAAAAagcaatcaaaataaaataattattaagttgaaAAGTACATCctgaaaattttaatcaatacattttgtttatgttaaaaatattaggtttataatTCTAGTTgaataattggtaaaaatatctaaaaacatATATGTTTTGCTTCTGATGTACTTTGTTCCATTGGGCAATATGGACACTTTAatctaaaaaacaacaattaaagttatcattacatatattatgtttatatttaataatatttatcttactTAGTTGAGTGTCCTAATTTGTTTAAAGCATCTTTGGATATAATATGGCCACAAATAAGTCGCATAGGAGGATTGGTGTCTGAACTTTGTTGTCTGAGAATAGGACATGCAAACATTGAGTGATATCTATGTTCCGTGTCTAAATCAATTTCAATCTAAATATTAAGAATGTATTTATTAGTaccatataaaaaattaaatgactaaaacaaaaataaatcttcATACAGGCAACTCATCTTTTCCTTTCCAAATATCATTCACTTTCCGTTGTGTCATGAcatgtttgatatttaaaagTGCAGGAAGAGCTGCACATCCAGCattaacacttaaaaataaaaataattatcaatgatattaataaaaaaaataaaaataaaactatttattaaaatatttttattgtaacataagtaatttttttattttcttgctAAATTAAATCctcaaaatatatagatttaaaagtTATCCATTAAACAGACCTTATTGTGTATAGTTAACCCCCCTtcatcaatagaaaaaaaactataatgttTATCGAACAAATGAACAATAGTTAAAAAAAGAATGTAAAAAgagatacatattaaattaagtagttaatttacagaaaaaaaattatatttttctaatatagtaatattacacATGTTTccatactttattaataatatttctcaatTATTTAAGCAACCAATAaagaacttataaataataaaatactataaaaatgattatagaaGTAATTCCTGAGATATTAAAAGCTTTTTGTGTGTTTGAAATTTTAAGTGCAATAGTCAAAGTATCATAGTCTTAAGGTGCATATGTTTAAAGTCATTtaatcaaatcataaaaaagtatttatccAACAGtgaactgtttaaaaaaaaaattatatgataagaTTAAATTCAAACTATAGTTACCTAACATTCAGTAAGCTATCAAAACTTAATCCAAGTAATGTACAAGCATCTCtcgtaaataattcaataacttcATCCCACAAATTTTCTTGAACCATTTCTGAGTATGGTGAATTATTGACTCCTTGTGGGACAAACAGTAGCATACCCATCATAGTTTGAatttctattgaaaaaaaaattaatatcttatttttgcaaaaaaagCATAATTTATAAACCTTTTTCGTATCTATCAACAAATTGACTAAAATTAGCTCGGGCATATGTAACTGCTTCGGTTTGATGTTCTACCCCTTTttgaataattgataaaaacgcAAGTTGATGAAGCTTAAATTCGAGAGCAGAACTCTAAAACAATGAAatcaagtatattaaaattaagttattagcCTATTTAAAGtttcatttataaatcattgttctaattgttattttatttctttacaaACCTTATAAAATtgttgcaatatttttttagccAATTCCATtctcttgattttttttgtctttgGTCTTGGTTTCATTATGCCACCAGAAAATTTTGTCCTTTTTGCATGATATGGAATACGAATCGGCAAATTAGAAGCTGAAGAAATCCTTTTAACCAATGGGTATGGGGGatacatctaaaaaaaaaaaatgaaaattatgatttatattatcatattaaacattTGGTATAATTGTAAAAGATGTTATGATACAGGTTATTCAAATTTTAGGTAAgtgtcaattatttataaatccaatatttaatatctcttaattaattataaaattggaattagtaataaaaaattcaataaaaatgttagtaaaaaaaaagttatattttaggaTGGCGTgagtagtataattttattagactattttaatttaaaataataaatataaatgtttctttaattttctgattaaaaataatgaattacaaaaataaaatcaattccaACTcctaagttaaaaatttatttaatttcttaaatatttttatttattacccaCACTATGTAAGTAAatctaatttaacaaaaaattattaaaatttacaattacataatacatattggtatggtaacatttaacatttatggTTATCGTAGGCGCAATTTCATCTTTTGACTTGAGGGGCGGAGGGctgaatatattaaaagtaagcAGACCCGTGGGGTGCTTTACCCCCACACCCCAACCATTCATATTACTACCTTCTAATATAACTTCATAAttcgactacatttttttactaaattagtGTACACTAAGAACAAAACAAATTGACTAGGAGATACAAAAATTGATATCAAAATGTCATCCATGaccataaaaaattatgatttttgactAATACCGAAAAtagagtaatataattattcataaataaaaataactaatatcatgctttaattgtattagttaaacatttattaaatatatattttaagataatattttattattaggtactgttattaatattaatagataatattatttaataaaaatacatttttgttttataaacaaattaattagatTTGCAAAAAACTATCATAAACGGCAATAACTGTTACATCTGCAGACTACTACAAAATGATTTACAagctaataatatgtaaaaaa encodes the following:
- the LOC132927525 gene encoding uncharacterized protein LOC132927525 → MSYASALSKNTTKTPIEFKKLPEEKILFVIDTYALSKMDIDFSPTNIDPMSSVAIIRRAYRFFALQKNRFQNNSFGICLLTPHSFNLVMDFTTNINVVIEKLSSILIQNDKHEEAAAYDFGPLLKYIGKLRNLHKDCIFRIIMTYNRDDCLPIIEPLDKKTFNIFCSPTFYFDTVYICENNIETDEMAQTIYGKLALLCSTWSHKVCVQRKPIAIINGITSLLPHPYTRELTTK
- the LOC132924601 gene encoding transmembrane emp24 domain-containing protein bai-like encodes the protein MNSIVQLTLLMIYLSLLSIGSCIRWHMQPNSRKCLREELRENILVKGVYEVSQVDNQQVDYVVKDSKNHILSQKEDISSGKFTFSVENYDIFEICFISKALNNHQGAVQEVFVDIKTGVEAKNYEGVAEAFKLKPLEMDLKRLEDFSEAIVLEFKDMKMRADEMRNTNESTNTRVFYFSLFSMICLIVLATWQVWYLRSYFKAKKLIE
- the LOC132924600 gene encoding E3 ubiquitin-protein ligase RMND5A-like — encoded protein: MDACLAVDREVDKVLSKFEDMSRSYNNVLQQLIDSLEIIQNDWKTNSIKEENKVSSINCISNLIHKSKEKTQKLAIEHRELHSTVSKVGKAIDRNFVSDFDATCKVDIFDDPKNATFLNYIICQHFYRQGDLDIADELVMESGINMEPSIREPFAKLKHIKESLINKNIYPALEWAKENRAVLDTQMYPPYPLVKRISSASNLPIRIPYHAKRTKFSGGIMKPRPKTKKIKRMELAKKILQQFYKSSALEFKLHQLAFLSIIQKGVEHQTEAVTYARANFSQFVDRYEKEIQTMMGMLLFVPQGVNNSPYSEMVQENLWDEVIELFTRDACTLLGLSFDSLLNVSVNAGCAALPALLNIKHVMTQRKVNDIWKGKDELPIEIDLDTEHRYHSMFACPILRQQSSDTNPPMRLICGHIISKDALNKLGHSTKLKCPYCPMEQSTSEAKHICF